The genomic DNA CAGACAGACATTACCGCGAGCTTTGCGCCGGACGCGGCCGCTCCTTCCAGCAACAGCCTCAGCCTCACTCCTCAGCTCGCACAAGGCGACCTGATCATGCTGAACGTGGCGGCGACATCCCTTGCCACGCCGTCGTCAGGCGCAGCGTTCGACGTGGAATTTGATCCGTCGCTCGTGAACTTTATCGGGTTTGCGCCAGGCACATTTTTCGAGAGCAGCGGCTCCGTGGCCTACCAAGCAGCCCTCCAAGGAGGGAGCGACAATCGGCTGGTGGTCGGGATCACCCAGCAGGCGGGAACGGGCGTCAGCGGAAGCGGCAACCTCATCGAGCTTCACTTTAAAGTGCTCGGGATCGGAAGCAGTGCCCTGACCTTTGCCAACAACAACCTGACCGATCCTTCCGGAAATCTTATTCCTGCTCTCACCTGGTCCGGTGGAACGTTATCGGGATCGTGAGATGTCGA from Nitrospirota bacterium includes the following:
- a CDS encoding cohesin domain-containing protein, translated to MLTACGSGGGGGASQTDITASFAPDAAAPSSNSLSLTPQLAQGDLIMLNVAATSLATPSSGAAFDVEFDPSLVNFIGFAPGTFFESSGSVAYQAALQGGSDNRLVVGITQQAGTGVSGSGNLIELHFKVLGIGSSALTFANNNLTDPSGNLIPALTWSGGTLSGS